A single Acidaminococcus sp. DNA region contains:
- the atpA gene encoding F0F1 ATP synthase subunit alpha, protein METTDRRELWKQILERLHITDDDRKLFPAGPDLPVSITTARPLEEGEESLLLSLLNEKFGKKVVVTKQEVDASLVGGIIVRYGDHVFDASMKRQLEKMDQLMQQIHLDAGNTAGTEGLTEALTKGLQQYDNHVNLEEIGVVRTVGDGICTATGLGGAMSGELVALRDGVYGMVQNLWPEEVGIVLLGGADKIKEGDIVRRTDRVMSIPVGEEMLGRIVDPLGKPLDGRGAIKATEYRPIEHQAPGIAAREPVKVPLQTGIKAVDALVPIGRGQRELIIGDRGTGKTAIAVDTILNQKDQNVICIYVAIGQKASSVARLARTFEKYGAASYTIVIAATAADTAPMQYLAPYAGAAVGEFFMDQGKDVLIVYDDLSKHAVAYRAMSLLLRRPPGREAYPGDVFYLHSRLLERACRRNKAHGGGSMTALPIIETQAGDVSGYIPTNVISITDGQIYLETDLFNSGVRPAINAGLSVSRVGGSAQTKAMKSVAGTLRLTLAQYRELAAFAQFGSDLDKMTKMQLDRGARVTEMLKQPQYQPLSMEEQVISLYAVTNGFLDAFPQEDVTRYEKEMLNYINAHYGAIPVAIKRDGKLTDETKASLEEALNEFSKLFEPTDTDELKKG, encoded by the coding sequence ATGGAAACGACGGATAGAAGAGAACTCTGGAAACAGATCCTGGAGCGTCTGCATATAACGGATGATGACCGGAAGCTGTTTCCTGCGGGACCTGATTTGCCTGTGTCCATTACGACGGCCAGACCGCTTGAAGAAGGAGAGGAAAGTCTCCTGCTGAGCCTTTTGAACGAAAAATTCGGCAAAAAGGTTGTTGTCACAAAGCAGGAAGTGGATGCTTCTCTCGTTGGCGGTATTATTGTCCGCTATGGAGATCATGTTTTTGACGCCTCGATGAAGCGTCAGCTGGAAAAAATGGACCAACTGATGCAGCAGATTCATCTGGATGCCGGGAACACCGCAGGAACTGAAGGCCTCACTGAAGCTCTTACCAAAGGGCTCCAGCAATATGATAATCATGTAAATCTGGAAGAAATCGGTGTCGTTCGTACCGTCGGTGACGGTATCTGTACCGCAACGGGTCTCGGCGGCGCTATGTCGGGAGAACTTGTCGCCCTTCGTGACGGTGTCTACGGTATGGTGCAGAACCTGTGGCCTGAAGAAGTGGGTATCGTACTTTTGGGCGGTGCCGATAAGATTAAAGAAGGCGACATCGTCCGGCGCACGGACAGAGTTATGAGTATCCCTGTTGGCGAGGAAATGCTGGGACGAATTGTCGATCCTTTGGGCAAACCTCTGGATGGCCGCGGTGCAATTAAAGCCACTGAATACAGACCGATTGAACATCAGGCTCCGGGCATTGCCGCACGTGAACCTGTAAAGGTGCCGCTGCAGACCGGTATCAAAGCTGTTGATGCCCTGGTTCCTATCGGGCGGGGCCAGCGTGAATTGATTATCGGCGACAGAGGTACCGGTAAAACGGCTATTGCCGTGGATACCATCCTCAATCAGAAAGATCAAAATGTAATTTGTATTTATGTTGCCATCGGGCAAAAGGCTTCTTCCGTAGCCCGGCTGGCACGTACCTTTGAAAAGTATGGAGCTGCTTCATACACGATTGTCATCGCTGCGACGGCAGCCGATACGGCTCCTATGCAGTATCTGGCACCGTATGCCGGTGCTGCTGTGGGAGAATTTTTCATGGATCAGGGCAAGGATGTCCTGATCGTGTATGATGATTTGAGCAAACATGCCGTGGCCTATCGTGCCATGAGCCTGCTGCTGCGCCGTCCGCCCGGACGTGAAGCGTATCCTGGCGACGTGTTCTACCTGCATTCCCGTCTGTTGGAACGGGCCTGCCGGAGAAATAAGGCACACGGCGGCGGGTCCATGACGGCATTGCCGATTATTGAGACTCAGGCCGGCGACGTCAGCGGATACATTCCGACAAACGTAATTTCCATTACGGACGGCCAGATTTATCTGGAAACGGATCTCTTTAACTCTGGTGTACGGCCTGCTATCAATGCCGGACTTTCCGTATCCCGTGTCGGCGGTTCTGCCCAGACCAAGGCTATGAAGTCCGTGGCAGGCACGCTGCGTCTGACCCTGGCTCAGTACCGTGAACTGGCAGCCTTTGCCCAGTTTGGATCTGACCTCGACAAAATGACGAAGATGCAGCTCGATCGCGGCGCCCGCGTGACGGAAATGCTTAAACAGCCGCAGTATCAGCCGCTTTCCATGGAGGAACAGGTCATCAGCCTCTATGCTGTGACCAATGGATTCCTGGATGCGTTCCCGCAGGAAGACGTGACGCGCTATGAAAAGGAAATGCTGAATTACATCAATGCTCATTACGGAGCTATTCCTGTGGCAATTAAGCGGGATGGAAAGCTGACGGATGAAACCAAGGCTTCCCTTGAAGAAGCTTTGAACGAATTCTCCAAGCTGTTTGAACCGACCGATACGGACGAGTTGAAGAAGGGATAA
- the atpF gene encoding F0F1 ATP synthase subunit B, producing the protein MVSINYTLIAQIVNFLILLWILAKFAYKPLLKAMDDRRMRIVKDMDNAENARKDAEALKQQYVDKMKDAKKEANAIIAKANAQAQQIHDEMLAQAQKEREEILNSGRDRVEAERKKALLDVREQVIALSTEIAGRVLEQKLTSQADQDLVARVTDKTLAEKNK; encoded by the coding sequence TTGGTAAGTATCAACTACACGTTAATTGCGCAGATTGTCAATTTCTTGATTCTTTTATGGATCCTGGCAAAATTTGCTTATAAACCGTTGCTGAAAGCGATGGATGACCGCCGTATGCGGATTGTCAAGGATATGGACAATGCCGAGAATGCCAGAAAAGATGCCGAAGCTTTGAAACAGCAGTATGTCGATAAGATGAAAGACGCCAAGAAAGAGGCTAATGCAATCATTGCCAAGGCAAATGCCCAGGCTCAGCAGATTCATGACGAAATGCTGGCTCAGGCCCAGAAAGAACGGGAAGAAATTTTAAACTCCGGACGTGACCGCGTGGAAGCGGAAAGAAAGAAAGCGCTTCTGGATGTGCGTGAACAAGTCATTGCTCTCAGTACGGAAATTGCCGGGCGCGTGCTGGAACAGAAACTGACCAGTCAGGCCGATCAAGATTTAGTGGCCCGCGTGACGGATAAAACTCTGGCGGAGAAAAATAAATAA
- the wecB gene encoding UDP-N-acetylglucosamine 2-epimerase (non-hydrolyzing), translated as MSKLKVMTIFGTRPEAIKMCPLVLEMRKFPEYLEPIVAVTAQHREMLDQVLNLFDIKPDYDLNIMTAGQTLYDVTCRALMGLKDVLEQAKPDIVLVHGDTTTTFVGALASFYKQIPVGHVEAGLRTGNKYSPFPEEMNRKLTASLTDFHFSPTSTAKANLLRENVPEENIYVTGNTVIDALQTTVKENFDFHNPKLEAAIRSDHKLILMTTHRRENLGAPMRHVYQALKEVLKDNPTVEAIFPMHKNPKVREVAEAVLGKMDRVHLLEPMDYEPFVNLMARVDIVLTDSGGIQEEAPALGKPVLVLRNTTERPEAVTAGTVKLIGTGKEDVYAATCRLLNDEKYYRAMSEAVNPYGDGKASRRIVSYLLHSHGFPVEQMPEFNGGK; from the coding sequence ATGAGTAAACTCAAAGTCATGACAATTTTTGGGACGCGTCCTGAAGCCATCAAGATGTGCCCGCTTGTCCTGGAAATGAGAAAATTTCCGGAGTATTTGGAACCGATTGTAGCGGTTACTGCGCAGCATCGGGAAATGCTGGACCAGGTACTCAATCTTTTTGATATCAAGCCGGATTATGACCTGAATATCATGACGGCCGGCCAGACCCTGTATGATGTGACCTGCCGTGCCCTGATGGGACTTAAAGATGTATTGGAACAGGCCAAACCGGATATTGTTCTGGTTCATGGTGATACCACTACTACTTTTGTGGGAGCACTGGCTTCCTTCTATAAGCAGATTCCTGTCGGCCACGTGGAAGCAGGACTGCGTACGGGCAACAAATATTCTCCCTTCCCCGAGGAGATGAACCGGAAGCTGACTGCATCGCTTACGGATTTTCATTTTTCCCCGACTTCTACAGCCAAGGCCAATCTGTTAAGAGAAAATGTGCCGGAAGAAAATATTTATGTAACGGGCAATACGGTCATTGATGCCCTGCAGACAACGGTGAAAGAAAACTTTGACTTCCATAACCCGAAACTGGAAGCGGCCATTCGTTCCGACCATAAGCTGATCCTGATGACGACACACCGCCGTGAGAACCTGGGTGCCCCGATGCGCCACGTCTATCAGGCACTTAAGGAAGTATTGAAAGATAATCCGACGGTGGAAGCAATTTTCCCGATGCATAAGAATCCTAAGGTACGGGAAGTAGCTGAAGCGGTTCTTGGCAAGATGGATCGTGTTCATCTTCTGGAACCGATGGATTATGAACCGTTTGTCAATTTGATGGCCAGAGTCGATATTGTTCTGACGGATTCCGGCGGAATCCAGGAAGAAGCTCCGGCCCTGGGCAAACCGGTTCTGGTACTGAGAAATACGACGGAGCGCCCGGAGGCGGTCACGGCCGGTACTGTTAAATTGATAGGAACCGGCAAGGAAGATGTCTATGCCGCTACGTGTCGTCTCCTTAATGATGAAAAATATTATCGGGCTATGTCCGAAGCCGTGAACCCTTACGGCGACGGTAAAGCTTCCCGGAGGATTGTCAGTTATCTGCTGCATTCCCACGGATTCCCGGTGGAACAGATGCCCGAATTTAACGGCGGAAAATAA
- the atpD gene encoding F0F1 ATP synthase subunit beta → MGPVVDIRFPDKHLPAIYNAIKIDAMATPQIHIHLTTEVVQHIGDDVVRTVSMSSTDGLVRGMEAFDTGKPIKVPVGKGCLGRVFNVLGETVDDDPTPVDAEDYWPIHRPAPSLAEQSTETKIMETGIKVVDLIAPYALGGKIGLFGGAGVGKTVLIMELIHNVATNHGGYSVFTGVGERTREGNDLWGEMKESGVIDKTALVYGQMNEPPGARMRVGLTGLTMAEYFRDVGGQDVLLFIDNIFRFIQAGSEVSALLGRMPSAVGYQPTLANELGALEERITSTKNGSITSVQAVYVPADDLTDPAPAATFSHLDATTVLSREIVELGIYPAVDPLASTSRILDPLIIGEEHYKVARGVQEILQRYKELQDIIAILGMEELGEQDKIIVSRARKVQRFLSQPFFVAEQFTGQSGKYVPLSETIRGFREILEGKHDDLPESAFFMVGTIDEAVEKGKKLKGE, encoded by the coding sequence ATGGGGCCTGTCGTCGATATCCGGTTCCCTGATAAACACCTGCCCGCTATTTATAATGCTATAAAGATTGACGCTATGGCCACCCCTCAGATCCATATCCATCTGACGACGGAAGTCGTACAGCATATTGGGGACGATGTTGTTCGCACCGTATCCATGAGCTCTACGGATGGTTTGGTTCGCGGCATGGAAGCCTTTGATACGGGCAAACCGATTAAGGTGCCCGTAGGCAAGGGCTGCCTGGGCCGTGTGTTTAATGTGCTGGGTGAGACTGTGGACGATGATCCGACGCCGGTTGACGCGGAGGATTATTGGCCGATTCACCGTCCTGCTCCGTCACTTGCGGAGCAGTCGACGGAAACGAAAATCATGGAAACCGGCATTAAAGTCGTTGACCTGATTGCCCCGTATGCACTGGGCGGTAAGATTGGCTTGTTCGGCGGTGCCGGTGTCGGTAAGACCGTGCTGATTATGGAATTGATCCATAACGTGGCCACGAACCACGGCGGTTATTCCGTATTTACCGGTGTCGGTGAAAGAACCCGTGAAGGGAATGACCTTTGGGGCGAAATGAAAGAATCCGGCGTTATCGATAAGACCGCCCTGGTTTACGGCCAGATGAATGAACCGCCGGGAGCTCGTATGCGCGTCGGCCTGACGGGCCTTACGATGGCAGAGTACTTCCGTGATGTCGGAGGGCAGGATGTACTGCTCTTTATCGATAATATCTTCCGGTTCATCCAGGCCGGTTCTGAAGTGTCCGCCCTTCTGGGGCGTATGCCTTCGGCCGTAGGGTATCAGCCGACACTGGCTAATGAACTGGGCGCGTTGGAAGAGCGTATCACGTCGACGAAGAATGGATCCATCACTTCTGTTCAGGCCGTTTACGTACCGGCCGATGACTTGACGGACCCGGCGCCGGCAGCTACTTTCTCGCACCTTGACGCAACCACGGTACTTTCCCGTGAAATCGTGGAACTTGGTATTTATCCGGCTGTAGATCCTCTTGCTTCGACAAGCCGTATCCTTGATCCTCTGATCATCGGGGAAGAACATTATAAAGTGGCGCGGGGCGTACAGGAAATTTTACAGCGGTACAAGGAACTGCAGGACATCATTGCCATTCTGGGCATGGAAGAACTGGGTGAACAGGATAAAATCATAGTTTCCCGTGCTCGTAAAGTACAGCGCTTCCTGAGTCAGCCATTCTTTGTAGCAGAACAATTTACGGGCCAGTCCGGTAAATATGTGCCGCTTTCCGAAACCATCCGCGGTTTCAGGGAAATTCTTGAAGGGAAGCATGATGACTTGCCTGAAAGTGCTTTCTTTATGGTAGGAACCATTGATGAAGCCGTAGAAAAGGGCAAGAAATTGAAAGGCGAATGA
- the atpG gene encoding ATP synthase F1 subunit gamma, producing MANTSGIRAHMKSVGSIGKITGAMQMVASARMHQAEQRANASLPFAVKLKELLQEAISDPSVLAHLDPVKNPLLEQRPVYKTAYIVIGSDKGLAGAYNSNVVKHTAIELRGRENSPLIAVGKQMRIGLEHRAFNVVRTWNGFSEKPTFEAAEEVADYVSSMYIHHEVDEVDIIYTYFKSPMVQIPRTVTLLPIKAKFGEEDEEERAQMVWDTKDSTDFTTIIYEPAAGEMLPYLAQYYLRSQIFTAFIQSAASELAARMTAMTTATDNANTLLGKLRIHYQKVRQSSITTEINEIVGGAEALK from the coding sequence ATGGCAAACACGAGTGGAATTCGGGCCCACATGAAAAGTGTAGGCAGTATTGGGAAAATTACCGGAGCTATGCAGATGGTTGCTTCCGCAAGAATGCACCAGGCAGAACAGCGCGCCAATGCCAGTCTGCCTTTTGCCGTTAAACTGAAGGAACTGCTGCAGGAAGCAATCAGTGACCCTTCCGTACTGGCCCACTTGGATCCGGTTAAAAACCCGCTGCTTGAACAGCGTCCTGTCTACAAGACGGCGTATATTGTGATTGGTTCTGACAAGGGACTTGCCGGAGCTTACAACAGCAATGTGGTGAAACATACGGCAATCGAACTGAGAGGCCGGGAGAATTCTCCCCTCATTGCTGTCGGGAAGCAGATGCGTATCGGCCTGGAACATCGCGCATTCAATGTAGTTCGGACGTGGAATGGTTTTTCCGAAAAGCCGACTTTCGAGGCGGCAGAGGAAGTGGCCGATTACGTTTCGAGTATGTACATTCATCATGAAGTGGATGAAGTCGATATTATTTATACGTATTTTAAATCCCCGATGGTGCAGATTCCGCGCACGGTGACGCTCCTTCCCATCAAAGCAAAATTCGGCGAAGAAGATGAGGAAGAAAGAGCACAGATGGTGTGGGATACCAAGGACAGTACGGACTTTACGACCATTATCTATGAACCGGCTGCGGGGGAAATGCTTCCTTACCTGGCTCAATATTATCTGCGGAGCCAGATTTTTACCGCGTTCATCCAGAGTGCTGCCAGTGAACTGGCGGCCCGTATGACGGCCATGACTACGGCTACGGATAACGCAAATACGCTTTTGGGCAAGCTGCGCATTCATTATCAGAAAGTGCGGCAGTCCAGTATCACAACAGAAATCAATGAAATTGTAGGCGGTGCTGAGGCGCTGAAGTAA
- a CDS encoding undecaprenyl/decaprenyl-phosphate alpha-N-acetylglucosaminyl 1-phosphate transferase — protein sequence MKPYLVALGLSLLISWALTPAVKRLAFRLGAVDRPNARKVHHRIMPRMGGLAIVIGFMAAALTTMELTKDVIGILLGGCAIAAVGIADDMFQLSAKVKLVGQIVAALIPVLFGIRIEWLNNPWGGYFYLDYLSVPFTIFWIVSFTNVVNLIDGLDGLAAGVSVIASVTIIMVALQQGLYSVAIITASLAGGIIGFIRYNFNPATIFMGDTGSLFLGYMLGAISIFGAVKSAATIALLVPAIALGLPIMDTAFAIVRRYKNNRPIFQPDKGHIHHRLLAMGFSQRQAVIFMYLISAGLCLTAVLLTEVDGVYAIILLVVLVAFIFIGAKKIGILKDR from the coding sequence GTGAAACCATATCTTGTGGCTTTAGGGCTGTCCCTGCTCATCAGCTGGGCCCTGACGCCGGCCGTAAAAAGACTGGCGTTTCGGCTGGGAGCGGTAGACAGGCCGAATGCCCGTAAAGTACATCATAGAATTATGCCCCGCATGGGCGGTCTTGCTATTGTAATAGGATTTATGGCTGCTGCCCTGACCACGATGGAACTTACCAAGGATGTGATTGGTATTTTACTGGGAGGCTGCGCTATTGCCGCTGTCGGCATTGCAGACGATATGTTCCAGCTTTCGGCAAAGGTCAAGCTCGTGGGGCAGATCGTGGCAGCCTTGATACCGGTCTTGTTCGGCATACGGATTGAATGGCTGAACAATCCGTGGGGCGGCTATTTTTATTTAGATTATTTGTCGGTGCCTTTTACTATTTTCTGGATTGTCAGCTTTACTAACGTTGTCAACCTGATTGATGGGTTGGATGGGCTGGCAGCCGGTGTTTCTGTCATTGCTTCCGTTACCATTATTATGGTCGCCCTGCAGCAGGGACTGTACTCTGTGGCGATTATTACGGCTTCACTTGCCGGCGGAATTATCGGTTTTATCCGTTATAATTTCAATCCGGCTACCATTTTTATGGGAGATACGGGCAGTCTGTTCCTGGGTTATATGCTGGGAGCCATCTCTATTTTTGGTGCCGTCAAGAGTGCCGCGACGATTGCACTTCTGGTTCCGGCCATTGCCCTGGGACTTCCTATCATGGATACGGCTTTTGCCATTGTTCGTCGTTATAAAAATAACCGGCCGATTTTTCAGCCCGATAAAGGACATATTCATCACCGCCTGCTGGCCATGGGATTCAGCCAGCGCCAGGCCGTGATATTCATGTATTTGATCAGTGCCGGACTTTGCCTGACTGCCGTTTTGCTGACGGAAGTCGATGGCGTCTATGCCATCATTTTACTGGTCGTCCTGGTTGCTTTCATCTTTATTGGAGCTAAAAAAATTGGCATTTTGAAAGATCGTTGA
- the atpB gene encoding F0F1 ATP synthase subunit A, with product MGIAEAAGSEIIHYGTTEVMPDVVVNMQTIYMSWLTMLIVAVVVFAATRRVELIPHGIQNFVEMFIEWLDKLMDANLGIEGRRMATPFVITLFLYIFVGNELGMLPSIFVHLSSPTNDINVALGLSITVAVAAYIFGCIKQGPRYFKHLISPFALMLPLNILEELAKPLTMALRLFGNILAGEILLGVLYQLVPFVVPNIWIGFSLIIGFLQAFIFTMLTIIALAPIFKTKY from the coding sequence ATGGGTATTGCGGAAGCCGCAGGTTCCGAAATCATCCACTATGGAACTACCGAAGTCATGCCTGATGTAGTCGTCAACATGCAGACCATCTACATGTCCTGGCTGACGATGCTGATTGTTGCGGTTGTTGTCTTTGCTGCAACGCGCCGCGTCGAGCTGATTCCTCACGGGATTCAGAACTTTGTGGAAATGTTTATCGAATGGCTGGATAAACTGATGGATGCAAACCTGGGCATCGAAGGACGGCGTATGGCAACACCGTTTGTGATCACCTTGTTCTTATACATCTTTGTTGGTAATGAGCTCGGTATGCTGCCGTCTATTTTCGTGCATTTGTCTTCTCCGACAAATGACATCAACGTAGCCCTGGGACTTTCCATTACAGTGGCAGTTGCCGCCTACATTTTCGGCTGCATCAAACAGGGACCAAGATATTTTAAACATTTGATTTCCCCGTTTGCCCTGATGCTGCCGCTGAATATCCTGGAGGAACTGGCCAAGCCTCTGACCATGGCGCTGCGTCTTTTCGGTAATATTCTGGCCGGAGAAATCCTGCTCGGCGTGCTGTACCAACTGGTGCCGTTTGTAGTGCCGAATATCTGGATTGGTTTCAGCTTGATTATCGGATTCCTGCAGGCATTTATCTTCACGATGCTGACGATTATTGCCCTGGCTCCGATTTTCAAGACGAAATATTAA
- the atpE gene encoding ATP synthase F0 subunit C, with translation MIDNNTLIIIVSIIGAAAIGVGASIAATRGDSNVAQKALECMARQPEQAGNFQVNMLIAIGLVESIPIIASVIAIVLIFANPFTK, from the coding sequence ATGATTGACAACAATACTTTGATTATCATTGTTTCCATTATTGGCGCTGCCGCTATCGGCGTAGGCGCCTCCATTGCCGCAACCCGCGGTGACTCCAACGTAGCCCAGAAGGCTTTGGAATGCATGGCCCGTCAGCCTGAGCAGGCTGGTAACTTCCAGGTCAACATGCTGATTGCTATCGGCCTTGTTGAATCTATTCCTATCATTGCTTCCGTTATTGCCATTGTGCTGATTTTTGCAAACCCCTTTACAAAGTAA
- the atpC gene encoding ATP synthase F1 subunit epsilon — MAKLMSLEVLTPDRYLVQRKDISYVLLNTVTGGVGILANHGPMVAVLSEGTLKLQDKDNHVILVYVEGGFAEVKDNKVVILTPRAQKAENIDVAKYEGIRDEALRRLEHPDALTDIEHTEKVLRRAQARLKTASLLNKVEPFQIP; from the coding sequence ATGGCAAAACTAATGAGTCTTGAAGTGCTGACTCCGGATCGTTATTTGGTACAGCGTAAAGATATTTCCTATGTGTTGCTGAATACGGTAACCGGGGGTGTCGGTATCCTGGCCAATCATGGTCCGATGGTTGCGGTACTGAGTGAAGGCACATTAAAGTTGCAGGATAAGGATAACCATGTTATTCTAGTATACGTAGAAGGTGGATTCGCGGAAGTGAAGGATAACAAGGTCGTTATCCTGACCCCGAGAGCCCAGAAGGCGGAGAATATCGACGTTGCAAAATATGAGGGCATCCGGGACGAAGCTCTGCGGAGACTGGAGCATCCTGATGCATTGACGGATATTGAACATACGGAAAAGGTGTTGAGGCGGGCGCAGGCCAGGCTGAAGACGGCTTCACTGTTGAACAAAGTGGAACCGTTCCAGATTCCCTGA